In the genome of Pseudomonas fluorescens, the window TCAGTTCGTCACGGGTCATGGGACCGGTGGTGTCCTGGGAACCGACGGTGGTCATCTTCGGTTCGCAGTAGGTGCCCGGACGAACGCCGGTCACGCCGCAAGCCTTGCCGACCATTTTCTGCGCCAGGGTGAAACCCTTGGTGCTTTCAGCCGGTGCTTCAGGCTTCTTGAACAGGTCCGAAGGTGGCAGACCCAGCTCGGTGCGAGCCTTTTCGGTCAGGCCACGGCCGATGATCAGCGGAATACGGCCGCCAGCGCGAACTTCGTCCAACAGGACCGGGGTCTTCATTTCGAAGGTGGTCAGGACTTCGTCGGTGCCGTGCTTGCAGACTTTGCCAGCATGCGGGTACAGGTCGATCACGTCGCCCATGTGCATGTTGGAAACGTCGAATTCGATTGGCAGTGCGCCGGCATCTTCCATGGTGTTGTAGAAGATCGGAGCGATCTTGCTGCCGAAGCAGAAACCGCCGGCACGCTTGTTCGGCACGTAAGGAACGTCGTCGCCGAAGAACCACAGTACGGAGTTGGTTGCCGATTTACGCGAAGAACCGGTACCGACCACGTCACCGACGTAGGCGATAGGGAAGCCGGCGTTGCGCATTTCTTCGATCTGCTTCATCGGACCGGTGACGCCTTGTGCGTCAGGCACGATGCCGTCGCGAGCCATTTTCAGCATGGCCAGGGCGTGCAGCGGGATGTCTGGACGGGACCAGGCATCAGGGGCAGGGGACAGGTCGTCGGTGTTGGTTTCGCCGGTGACCTTGAACACGCGCAGGCTGATCTTGTCGGCCAGGGTCGGGCGCTTCACGAACCACTCGCCGTCAGCCCAGGATTGCAGCACGCCTTGGGCGTGAACGTTACCGTTCTTGGCTTTTTCAGCGACGTCGTGGAAGGCGTCGAACATCAGCAGGGTGTGCTTGAGTTCTTTGGCAGCTACTGGAGCCAGTTCGGCGTCGTCCAGCAGGTTAACCAGAGTCACGATGTTGTAGCCGCCCTGCATGGTGCCGAGCAGTTCAACAGCGCGCTTCTTGTCGATCAGGGGGGATTTGGCTTCGCCTTTGGCGATGGCGGACAGGAAGCCGGCCTTGACATAGGCTGCTTCGTCCACGCCTGGCGGAACGCGATTGGTGATCAGGTCAACGAGGAATGCTTCTTCGCCAGCCGGGGGATTTTTCAGCAGCTCGACCAGGCCTGCAGTTTGTTCGGCGTTTAGCGGCTGGGGAACGATACCCAGTGCTGCGCGCTCTTCGATATGTTTGCGGTAGGCTTCAAGCACAGTTATTACCCTCATCAGTGGTCCCAAATGGGTGTCCGGGACGCTCATCCCGAAATTGCCGTACTCATGCGCTGCATGGCGTTGTGAGCCACTTAGCCAGAATTACCGACAATTCCTTACAGAAGCTGCTTTCAAAGTTTTACGCCTGCAGAACGGGAGCTGATGAGGGTTGGCGTTGGGCTTTTCCCCGCTGGAAAAACCCCTCGCCAACACCGCTCTGAAGGAACGACTGTGCTCGTGACGCTTTGAAAACAGCTTCTAACGGACATTGGCGCCTAAAAAGGCAGGCTGATTCTACGGCAAAAAAAAATTAAAGGTAAGTCAGTGTTTATTGGACTTTGGTGGAGGCAGTCACCAGAGCCCGATTCTCCATGGGCCCTGAACTTTGAGGGGTGATCAATGGCCGACAAAGGGCTAACATGCCGGCCTGTCCTGCTTTTTCGCGTTTTGCCTATCTATGCCCAATCAGACCATCAAGACACCCTGCGTCGGCCTCTGCTCCACTGTTTACGGTGACCTGGTGTGCCGTGGCTGCAAGCGTTTCCACCACGAAGTGATCCACTGGAACGGTTACAACGAGGAAGAAAAGCGCGCGGTATGGCTGCGTCTTGAGCAGTTGCTGTCGCAGGTGATGGCCGCCAAGGTGGAAATTTTCGATCCGGCACTGCTGAGAATGCAGCTGGAGCAACGCAAGATCCGCTTCGTGCCCCATCAGTCGGAATATTGCTGGGCCTACCAGTTGATCGCCCGGGGCGCGCGGGTGATCAACAACCTGGAAGCCTACGGGATGGTGTTGCTGCCGGAGTTTCGCGAGTGGAACCTGCCGGAATTGCGCGACGCCATTGATCGGGAATTTTTCCTGCTCTCCGAGGCTCATTACCAGCGCTACATTGCGCCG includes:
- a CDS encoding DUF1289 domain-containing protein, whose protein sequence is MPNQTIKTPCVGLCSTVYGDLVCRGCKRFHHEVIHWNGYNEEEKRAVWLRLEQLLSQVMAAKVEIFDPALLRMQLEQRKIRFVPHQSEYCWAYQLIARGARVINNLEAYGMVLLPEFREWNLPELRDAIDREFFLLSEAHYQRYIAPGFLKDAFGG